The proteins below come from a single Streptomyces sp. B3I8 genomic window:
- the cobT gene encoding nicotinate-nucleotide--dimethylbenzimidazole phosphoribosyltransferase, whose protein sequence is MSSLNLDDFTDLIERPDGGVRRDAEAHRESRTVPPGALGRLDELGEWLAAAQSAVPVRPIERPRAVLFAGDHGVAALGVSARPAGTAERLVRDVLDGAGPAAVLARGAGVPVRVIDMALDCDPESLPAEVVRHRVRRGSGRIDIEDALTAEEAEAAFRAGMAVADEEADAGTDLIVLGDLSVGGTTAAAVLVAALCGTDASVVTGRGGQAIDDLAWMRKCAAIRDALRRARPVLGDQLQLLATVGGADLAAMTGFLLQCAVRKTPVILDGVVSAACALVGQRIAFRAPDWWLAGQSSGEPGQAKALDRMAMEPLLDQGVTVGEGAGALLALPLVRAAASLAADLPERPAQPE, encoded by the coding sequence ATGAGCTCGCTTAATCTCGACGACTTCACCGACCTGATCGAGCGCCCCGACGGCGGGGTGCGCCGCGACGCCGAGGCGCACCGGGAGAGCCGGACCGTGCCCCCCGGGGCCCTGGGCCGACTGGACGAGCTGGGTGAATGGCTGGCCGCGGCGCAGTCCGCGGTACCGGTGCGGCCGATCGAGCGGCCGCGCGCGGTGCTGTTCGCGGGCGACCACGGCGTCGCCGCGCTCGGGGTCTCGGCGCGCCCCGCGGGCACCGCCGAGCGGCTGGTGCGCGACGTACTGGACGGGGCCGGCCCGGCGGCGGTCCTCGCCCGCGGGGCCGGGGTGCCCGTACGGGTGATCGACATGGCCCTGGACTGCGACCCCGAGTCCCTGCCGGCCGAGGTCGTACGGCACCGGGTGCGGCGGGGCAGCGGGCGCATCGACATCGAGGACGCGCTCACCGCGGAGGAGGCCGAGGCGGCGTTCCGGGCCGGTATGGCGGTGGCTGACGAGGAGGCCGACGCGGGTACGGACCTGATCGTCCTCGGCGACCTCAGTGTCGGCGGGACGACCGCGGCGGCCGTGCTCGTCGCGGCGCTGTGCGGGACCGACGCGTCCGTGGTGACCGGGCGGGGCGGGCAGGCCATCGACGACCTGGCGTGGATGCGCAAGTGCGCGGCGATCCGCGACGCGCTGCGGCGGGCGCGGCCGGTGCTGGGGGATCAGCTCCAGTTGCTGGCGACGGTCGGCGGGGCGGACCTCGCGGCGATGACGGGCTTCCTGCTGCAGTGCGCCGTGCGCAAGACGCCGGTGATCCTGGACGGGGTGGTGTCGGCGGCGTGTGCGCTGGTGGGGCAGCGGATCGCGTTCCGGGCGCCGGACTGGTGGCTGGCGGGGCAGAGCAGCGGGGAGCCGGGGCAGGCTAAGGCGCTGGACCGGATGGCGATGGAGCCGCTGCTGGACCAGGGGGTGACGGTGGGCGAGGGTGCGGGGGCGCTCCTCGCCCTCCCCCTGGTCCGTGCCGCCGCGTCCCTGGCAGCGGACCTCCCCGAACGCCCGGCGCAGCCGGAGTGA
- a CDS encoding methyltransferase domain-containing protein: MSRSTSQAITARRTVCLGELAQGVERFLGPRRETCPWCGSGRLRTRVRSPDLLRHRPGSFTVDGCRDCGHAFQNPPLSAEGLAFHHRDLPESPLEAGEPVPRPGLARAVRRRHRAAARSMLAYGEPESWLDVGTGYGHFPAAAREFFPYTSFDGLDATERVERAREAGRVEEAHRGQLTDPHVVARLRGRYDVVSMLHHLPRVPGPRAELRAALAVLRPGGVLLLELPDPACLFAPLLGHWWAPYDQPRQLHLMTVRNLTAELTARGCEVLAVDRTRPHAPGDLAAALALAVSRAAPAPDTPWRPAPPSPPARTVREVLLGIGAPLVAAGAAIDHALAPALRRTRFANTYRIVAQRPRRS, encoded by the coding sequence ATGTCCCGCAGCACCTCGCAGGCGATCACCGCGCGGCGGACCGTGTGCCTGGGCGAACTCGCCCAGGGCGTCGAGCGGTTCCTCGGCCCGCGGCGCGAGACCTGCCCCTGGTGCGGTTCGGGGCGGCTGCGCACCCGGGTGCGCAGCCCCGACCTGCTGCGCCACCGGCCCGGCAGCTTCACCGTCGACGGCTGCCGGGACTGCGGGCACGCCTTCCAGAACCCCCCGCTGTCCGCCGAGGGGCTCGCCTTCCACCACCGCGACCTCCCCGAAAGCCCCCTGGAGGCCGGGGAGCCGGTGCCCCGGCCGGGGCTCGCGCGGGCGGTCCGGCGACGGCACCGGGCCGCCGCACGGTCGATGCTGGCGTACGGCGAACCGGAGAGCTGGCTCGACGTCGGCACCGGGTACGGGCACTTCCCGGCGGCGGCGCGGGAGTTCTTCCCGTACACCTCCTTCGACGGGCTGGACGCCACGGAACGCGTGGAGCGGGCGCGGGAGGCGGGCCGGGTGGAGGAGGCGCACCGCGGGCAGCTCACCGACCCGCACGTCGTCGCCCGGCTGCGAGGCCGCTACGACGTGGTGAGCATGCTGCACCACCTGCCGCGGGTGCCGGGGCCGCGCGCCGAACTGCGCGCCGCGCTCGCGGTACTGCGGCCCGGCGGCGTCCTGCTGCTCGAACTCCCCGATCCCGCCTGCCTGTTCGCACCGCTGCTGGGGCACTGGTGGGCCCCCTACGACCAGCCGCGGCAACTGCACCTGATGACGGTGCGGAACCTGACGGCGGAGCTGACGGCGCGCGGCTGCGAGGTCCTCGCGGTGGACCGGACGCGGCCGCACGCGCCCGGCGACCTGGCCGCGGCGCTGGCCCTGGCCGTGTCCCGGGCAGCCCCGGCGCCGGACACTCCGTGGCGGCCGGCCCCGCCGTCACCCCCGGCCCGCACGGTGCGCGAGGTGCTCCTCGGCATCGGGGCACCGCTGGTGGCGGCGGGCGCGGCCATCGACCACGCGCTGGCGCCCGCGCTGAGGCGCACACGCTTTGCGAACACTTACCGGATCGTGGCGCAACGCCCCCGGCGATCCTGA